Proteins encoded by one window of Cuniculiplasma divulgatum:
- a CDS encoding MFS transporter → MKEDSVGTDDQRSLYRWIMAGIAGLLMTTSFISLTAFGIMSTKMASTFGISSGTLSIYGVDAFSVGLFVAFFLGHGGIFDTKLKTGVLVAQIFLIVPQFLIPVFPNPYVLIALRFFQGLMIMMLALFSIQLAGWFPAGERARSLAFTLGAISLGSAAGGILSGALIALSWQETYYITGIVMVAGALIYFIFARDSESQRDAIIQAKGEHHQSAWKNPMVILMGLIQFPLTWVLFSVGGYLSSYSYHLGYSSSQTSNLIIAWGLSGFVAAFIGAILGDYLAKGKKTNRGILNSRLLIMTSADILMAIGILLMIVIGSFSYYDLLFAAVVNGFLMMFPPNYWALPGNVFPLAIMSAGAFGMGLISNSADAIGPFVTSSLISDLGWDGVFLIMLVLSLIGILLNVYLSRSKLPLPQD, encoded by the coding sequence ATGAAAGAAGATTCTGTTGGTACGGATGATCAGAGATCGCTATATAGGTGGATAATGGCAGGCATTGCAGGACTTCTTATGACTACGAGTTTTATCTCACTGACTGCATTCGGCATCATGTCTACAAAAATGGCATCCACTTTTGGGATTAGTTCCGGTACACTATCTATATACGGTGTTGATGCATTTTCTGTTGGCTTATTTGTAGCATTTTTTCTGGGTCATGGTGGTATATTCGATACAAAATTGAAAACTGGTGTTCTTGTTGCACAGATTTTTCTCATAGTGCCTCAGTTTCTTATTCCCGTCTTTCCCAATCCATATGTGCTCATAGCACTCCGTTTCTTTCAGGGTTTAATGATAATGATGCTTGCACTGTTTTCAATTCAGCTCGCTGGATGGTTTCCAGCAGGGGAGAGAGCTAGGTCTCTTGCTTTTACATTAGGTGCCATAAGCCTTGGTAGTGCTGCTGGTGGAATTCTCTCTGGTGCACTTATTGCACTTTCATGGCAAGAAACGTACTACATTACAGGTATAGTGATGGTTGCAGGTGCACTGATCTACTTCATTTTTGCAAGAGATTCTGAGTCTCAGAGAGATGCCATAATTCAGGCAAAGGGTGAACATCATCAAAGCGCATGGAAAAACCCCATGGTAATCTTGATGGGATTGATCCAGTTCCCGCTTACGTGGGTCTTGTTTAGCGTTGGTGGATATTTATCTTCATATTCTTATCACCTTGGCTATTCAAGTTCACAAACCAGCAACCTTATAATTGCCTGGGGTTTATCTGGATTTGTAGCCGCATTTATCGGAGCGATTCTAGGAGATTATCTCGCAAAAGGAAAGAAAACCAACAGAGGTATCCTGAATTCAAGACTTTTAATAATGACGTCTGCTGATATTCTTATGGCCATTGGGATTCTTCTCATGATAGTCATAGGAAGTTTCTCCTATTATGATCTTCTATTTGCCGCTGTGGTTAATGGATTCCTGATGATGTTTCCACCAAATTACTGGGCTCTACCTGGAAATGTATTTCCTTTGGCTATAATGAGTGCAGGGGCTTTTGGAATGGGGCTTATATCTAATTCAGCGGATGCAATAGGACCGTTTGTAACTTCATCACTCATAAGCGATTTAGGGTGGGATGGTGTGTTTTTAATTATGCTAGTCCTTTCATTAATAGGAATATTGCTTAACGTTTATCTATCCAGATCGAAATTACCTCTTCCACAGGATTAA
- a CDS encoding glycosyltransferase family 2 protein, which translates to MEEKLPIISVIITLYNRTQFVREAIESVIKQTLNKDLYEIILVSNIPLDTSAYGENLKFSLIPDEQIGKKYLRGLELSKGKIITFLDDDDLFYETRLEKIVNFYKKNSGTIYYHNSFSFISADGKDVKTTFKKHSQKFSQGNRPMVIRNDGKLKKLVKAKKISADFNMSSIAVSRELIIQNSNLLFSSNKTPDIYLFLEAIHQRATIYLDPEKLTKYRLRTETQPKLFTETIKPGHVQLDVRDEIVSIASKSGDKLFLKYSYFERYDYLAFSELKKFKNSRNRNRKKVIDNMKKLPLTKVYLIPYFFKYIFFYIILFIYPEWVKHINI; encoded by the coding sequence TTGGAAGAGAAATTACCTATTATTTCTGTAATTATAACACTGTATAACAGAACACAATTTGTTCGTGAAGCAATCGAATCTGTTATCAAACAAACACTAAATAAAGATCTCTATGAGATTATATTAGTGTCTAATATACCTTTAGATACAAGTGCGTATGGAGAAAACCTGAAGTTCTCACTAATTCCTGATGAACAAATAGGGAAAAAATATTTGAGAGGACTCGAACTTTCAAAGGGAAAAATAATAACATTCCTTGATGATGACGACCTATTTTATGAAACAAGACTGGAGAAAATTGTGAATTTCTATAAGAAAAATAGTGGCACAATATATTATCATAATTCCTTTTCATTTATCAGTGCTGATGGGAAGGATGTGAAGACGACATTTAAGAAACATTCCCAAAAATTTTCACAAGGAAATAGACCCATGGTTATTAGAAATGATGGAAAACTTAAAAAACTTGTAAAAGCTAAAAAAATTTCGGCTGATTTCAATATGAGTTCCATAGCAGTTTCTAGAGAACTTATAATTCAGAATTCCAATTTGCTTTTCTCAAGTAACAAAACGCCTGATATATACCTGTTTCTTGAGGCTATACATCAGAGGGCCACAATATACCTGGATCCTGAAAAATTAACCAAATACAGGTTGAGAACAGAAACTCAGCCTAAATTATTTACTGAAACTATAAAACCCGGACATGTTCAACTTGATGTCAGGGATGAAATTGTCTCGATTGCCTCAAAAAGTGGTGATAAATTATTTTTGAAATATTCATATTTTGAACGTTATGATTACCTTGCATTTTCTGAATTAAAGAAGTTTAAAAACAGTAGGAACAGAAATAGGAAAAAGGTAATCGATAACATGAAAAAACTCCCTTTAACAAAAGTTTATTTGATACCTTATTTTTTTAAATACATATTTTTCTACATAATTTTATTTATTTATCCTGAGTGGGTAAAGCACATAAATATTTGA
- a CDS encoding MBL fold metallo-hydrolase, protein MTFEISTFEIPIAIRALRTASIYILDDGKNKILIDTGMDDQIDTFLESKRVDIESINMVLLTHLHIDHVGGVNKLHNNYSLNGYIGKEDLRRIEAIQSSAKGFISWQIDYLRRNGVPDKFLENLTESHPVFRELKNYLDLKLEPLEAIKNLPNGIRTLHVPGHSPGSTCYFVNDSTALMSGDHILERITPNISYYDEEEDMLGEYLSSLIKTKNIKVKATFPGHGKPFGNQNERIDQLIKHHGDRMNEIMELVRDKWLTAYETAHKMRWSKGRTMESMNMMESNFAIGEAISHLRHMESTGTLDKKEIGGIYYYGSSSI, encoded by the coding sequence ATGACATTCGAAATCAGCACATTTGAAATTCCCATTGCCATAAGGGCTTTAAGAACTGCTTCCATTTACATTCTTGATGATGGTAAAAATAAAATTCTAATCGACACAGGAATGGATGATCAAATAGATACATTTCTGGAAAGTAAGAGGGTTGACATAGAAAGTATAAACATGGTACTCCTCACTCACCTGCATATAGATCATGTAGGGGGAGTTAATAAATTACATAATAATTACAGTCTGAACGGGTACATAGGAAAGGAAGATTTGAGACGAATTGAGGCAATTCAATCCTCAGCTAAAGGTTTCATATCATGGCAGATCGATTACCTACGAAGGAATGGCGTACCAGATAAATTCTTAGAAAATCTTACCGAGAGTCATCCTGTGTTCAGGGAGTTGAAAAATTATTTGGACCTTAAACTGGAGCCTCTCGAAGCAATTAAAAATTTACCAAATGGAATTAGAACATTGCATGTTCCAGGTCATTCACCAGGATCTACTTGCTACTTTGTAAATGATAGTACCGCTCTAATGTCTGGTGATCATATTTTAGAACGAATTACACCCAACATCAGCTATTACGACGAAGAGGAAGATATGCTTGGAGAATACCTTTCCAGCCTCATCAAGACTAAAAACATTAAGGTAAAGGCTACATTCCCGGGTCATGGAAAGCCTTTTGGAAACCAAAATGAAAGGATAGATCAGTTGATAAAACATCATGGTGATAGGATGAATGAAATCATGGAACTCGTTAGGGATAAGTGGTTGACAGCCTATGAAACAGCACACAAAATGCGCTGGAGTAAGGGGAGAACCATGGAATCCATGAATATGATGGAATCCAACTTTGCAATTGGTGAAGCCATATCGCATTTAAGACATATGGAAAGTACAGGGACATTAGACAAAAAAGAGATTGGAGGAATTTATTATTACGGATCAAGCAGTATTTGA
- a CDS encoding ribbon-helix-helix domain-containing protein, which translates to MNPESKDIKITLRISEEDLDLIDSFLEENMSFGSRSEFLRNCALDFIQSKKNFKGMDLGNGISLSKKQEEYIERMIRMGYYPSKEDAIKSILEYVFDSGFIKKIFEEKIEKYQEIEKSMKSNERVSLVDRDEEKKYGRY; encoded by the coding sequence ATGAATCCTGAATCAAAAGACATTAAGATTACACTAAGGATTTCAGAAGAAGATCTTGACTTGATAGATAGTTTTCTTGAGGAAAACATGTCTTTTGGAAGTCGATCAGAGTTTCTTAGAAACTGCGCCCTAGATTTTATACAATCTAAGAAAAATTTCAAAGGAATGGATCTGGGAAACGGTATATCCCTTTCTAAGAAACAGGAAGAATACATTGAACGAATGATAAGAATGGGTTACTATCCATCAAAGGAAGATGCAATTAAGTCGATTCTGGAATATGTTTTTGATTCTGGCTTTATAAAAAAGATTTTTGAGGAAAAAATAGAGAAGTATCAGGAAATAGAAAAATCAATGAAATCTAACGAAAGGGTAAGTTTGGTAGACAGGGATGAAGAAAAAAAATATGGGAGGTATTAG